The Salinicoccus roseus DNA segment CGATATAGTAGAAGGCGCCCGCTGTCTTTTCAAGATAATAGGCAAAATCCTCAGACCCTGACAACGGCTTGCCGAATTCTACGCCTTTCAGATATCCACCAATGTTCGGCTTCAGAATGTCTTCCACGGCATGGGCAAGCTCAGGTGTATTGTAGAGCACAGGGTAGTCGTATTTGTAGTCGAGGTCGACCGTTACTCCAAATGCACTTTCCAGGGATTCGGCAATACCCTTGATTGCTTCATATGCCGGCACTTTGTTCTTTTCGCTCATGTATCTCACGGTACCTCTCAATGTCACCGAATCCTGGATGACATTGTAGCCGCCCGGTGCATCGAATGAAGCTACGGTGACAACCACCAGGTCTGCTGGATCCATTCTTCTTGAGACGACCGTCTGTACTTGTGTGACGAAATGGGCGCCGGCCACCAATGCATCCTTCGCTGTGCTCGGCATCGCGGCATGGCCGCCTTTCCCCTGGATTTTGAGGTCGAAGTTGGACCGTCCAGCCATCGATTCACCCTCTGCCAGGATGACTTCCCCCACTTCAAAGTTCGGGAAGATATGTATGCCGTAGACTTCATCCAGATCATCCAATATCCCGGACTCGAC contains these protein-coding regions:
- a CDS encoding amidohydrolase, which gives rise to MSVKEKLLQKLEEKEERMIAIRRHLHENPELSFEEENTAKYIADFYDGKDVTVTTGAGGGHGVIVEIEGASAGKVIGIRADFDALPIEEEADVPFKSKKKGVMHACGHDMHTAYMLILAESLYELRDEWSGTIKVIHQHAEEVPPGGAKGIVESGILDDLDEVYGIHIFPNFEVGEVILAEGESMAGRSNFDLKIQGKGGHAAMPSTAKDALVAGAHFVTQVQTVVSRRMDPADLVVVTVASFDAPGGYNVIQDSVTLRGTVRYMSEKNKVPAYEAIKGIAESLESAFGVTVDLDYKYDYPVLYNTPELAHAVEDILKPNIGGYLKGVEFGKPLSGSEDFAYYLEKTAGAFYYIGAKPEGVDEPYMNHHPKFEANEGALLMSAKTLGEVVLGRLQQDSR